A region of the Montipora foliosa isolate CH-2021 chromosome 8, ASM3666993v2, whole genome shotgun sequence genome:
GAGGCTGGAAACAGTTTCAACGCTTCAAAGTGACgctgttattagaaggatcatGTATTGGCatgcaatattgtggtaccaaatgaaacacgagttattgctgaacaaggcacagtcattattgtgacgtaatgtgtcaccgtggcaacgggcaagccctgcaaaaacaccttttattttgtctttagttgcttacaTCTCAAAACCaaactcagtgacccccattttttatttctgaaaattaatcagaagggcatgttgagactttctgcaaagttttaaaaaattctgtccggtggattcagagccaccttaattttgtgactttttaaaggtagctctgaatcctctagactaaatttgtttaaactttgccgaaaatttcatcgtggccttctaatcacttttcagcaataaaaaagaagGGTCACCAAGTTCGATTTTGAGGCATGGGTAACTAAATCCAAattatagggtgtttttgctgggctttcccgttgctaAGGTAACTTCTTACATcgcaataatgatcacatcttgtttggaaataatcggtgtttcatatggtaccataacattgctgttacgtggtacagtgttgtagcgttattcgaTTTAAACAGAACGTCTCCTaaatgttgaaaccctttcgagccccCTTAAGAGAATGGTAATAAACTTAAAGTGACCCCTAAATTCCACTATTATTTTTGCTAATTTACGTATATATTTGCTTTTTCTACTGCTTTCGTTTATGCTGTGTTCAATTTTAAGTGGGCTTTGTAATGTGCAAAGTCTGTTTCTTTAGGATCTTTCTTATCCCGAATTTGCCTCAGTAAAATTGCATGACTTAGCTCATTCAATCGTTCTTCAATTGTAGACGGCTTTTCTTAATTTCAACCGTTTCCGCAAGGTCATGACCATTGAGTGCATCATTAATCATCCGGTCGAGGATGTGATATCCTATTTGAAGGTAGCCATCTTTGCTCTTTACTACAGCCCAAGGATACAACCTTTGAACTTCCTGAGCAATGACTCCACACCTCTTCCCAGACAAGCCAAACTTCTTTCCTGCTTGTTTATTCCATGCCCAGCAGACTCCAGAGAGACCAATTGCGTTGTACGGAGAGTAAGGAATGGTCGTGAGTTTGGTTTTAAGCTGTTCATCACTGAAAAAATACGTGAGAATGTGGCTGCCTACAAGCAAAGCAAATAGTTTTAAATTCTTGTAAGTGTAGTAACTATCACTTTCTTCTTGCTTTCGTCTCTCTTcttgttcttttcttcttttttgttcttCCTCTTCCCGTCTCTTTGCGTCTTCAAATGCCTCCATGAGGTCCTTCTCAGCGTCCCGAATTTCTGAATCAAGAATACATTTCTCTTTGAATTCTTCCATTGTTTTCATCATGAATTTCACAATTTCATCTGAACTTAGGATGAGCATTGGTTTGACGTGCTTTTCGTAACTGGTTCGGCAGATATCTCTTTCCCAGGCTGAATATGCATCTCCAAAGCTCCCCCACTCATTTCTGTTCATTTGCTTCAGGAGTATTTCAGCCAGATCTTTTAATGTTTCGCCATCCACAAGATTTCCTTGAAGAGATCTCTTTTCGAGTGAATCCTGGAATATGGCCGATAATTTCTCAAACGCGATCCAGTTGGTGGTGTTGTGCAACGCTCCGACGTCTGTTAACACTGTAGGGTCGAGAACAGATTTAATGTGGCTGACTGTAATTTTGTGTGGAGGAAAACATTTTCGGATGATTTTTACTTTGTCTGACTCGGACTTCAGCAGTTCTTCACGAATGTAATTTCCGTCTTCATCAAGGGGTTGTAAATTAGTTCGGACGACAATGTGAAGTTCTGGCCGGAAATTTTGAAGGTCCTCTTTCTTTGGGAAGACGAGATAACCCAAGCGAGATATATGATAAAGAAAGTCTATATCAGTGTTTCCAACATAGTCTCTGGTAAATAAAATAAGTTTGGCCGATATCATGGCAGTGAACATGCTGAGGTGAGCTGTTACTTTATCATCGCCGAGATTGGTTCCCTCCACGTCAACCAACAAAATGCTTCCACCTTCAGGTTTCGGTATTATATGCGACCATACATTGCGAGTGACGGCCTTGACTAAGTCTCCTGtttcaaaaatttattgaaCCGAGTCACTATCAGCGTTCCTTTCATCCAGGATATGGCTCATTAAATTGAGCATCGTGGATTTTCCAACCCTCGCATTTCCCACAGCAGAGATGACTTGAATTGGACTCTTCAGCTCGGCAATTTCCTTCAGAGCATTTGGATTTAGCTTGTAAAATGTTTTATTGTCATCCACCTCGAGCAAAACCTGTGCTCGATGATCCTCTGCAACAGAATACTTGAAGCCAGAGGTAGCAATGAGGATTGCTCCAGCCACTAAAACTAAGTGATTCATGTTTGTAACCAGAGCTTTCAGATGTCTGGTGGAAGGTTTATGAATTGCTTCCCTGTGCTTTAATGTACCTGTGGTTTTGTAAGATTTGCTGAGACTTCCGTTTTTCAAGAACAATATCAATCGGGGAAAGCCCTTTTGAATATTGATACATCGAGGCTGGATATTTGCATCATTCAAATTATCCTGAACTCATCTTTTTAATTATAACACCATCGAGTGATCACTGTTTGGGCTCTAGATCTATTTTTCCGGTTTTTTTAACTGTTCGCCCATGGTGCTCAATTCTACAAAAGCAGGCGCGGGAAAAGGGTAATTAATTTACAGTCATTTACGATTTGCAAGTAAAATGCACTTTCAACTTCTAGGTAGACGTCATCAGGTTTTTACTTAACAAACCAGGGAAAGCCCCTGAGGTTTAATTTTCTATTTGCAATAAACATCTCAGTTAGTTTCATGTGTAAATCAAATCCATCATAGAGTCAGTATCATTGTTTTGCAATTGCTCAAGCTTTTTATTAATGATCATTGATCATCCGGCTCGCCAGTCGAGCTTCACCTGGTGGGAGGGTTCGATTTTTGCTTTAAGCGAACCATCTATCAGTAgacattttgaagcaagaaCAAGTACTTTATAATTGCTTTATATTGTagcagtaaacagtaaatcatCCCATTTAGTTTAAAAATACGCCTCATTATTCACCTGTGAATGAGTCTGTAATTCTATTATGTGACAAAAGTGTTTTATAGCGAGTTAACAATGTGTGTAGCCGGGACCTTAATTAAGATTCTCAATACAGCGGATTCAAAGCCGCGTGAAACGGCTCAGCAAAGTTTAATGCATTTGTCCTTtataaaaaggaaattaaaatgCAGTGGAACATAAGTTTAGAAAGATGACAGATACTAAATAATATTCGTTGGTATGTGCTTTGAAAAAAGGGCTACATAGAATTGTGTTCATATTCGCAATCTACACAGTTGTGCGTATGCGAATTACTTATCAGCTCGTGCAGGGCGTCATAGCGAACGCGCAAGTAGCTATTTTCGTCTTTAGTGACAGCCCAAGGGTAGATCTTCTCTACTTCTTGTGCAATAACTCCACACCCCTCACCGTTCAGTCCAAAGTTGACTTTGGCTTCTATGTTCCATTTCCAGCACACACCATTTAGTCCAATAGAATTATACGGGGAGAGGGGATTGGCGGTTACGTTATGTTTCAAATGGATGTCACTAAGGCGTGGCATAACAATTCGACCAAGTACAACTCCCAATCCAAATTTTAGTATATCCTTCCAACCAGCACTGTTTTGCTTATTCTTTTCTTGATCTTTTAACCACAACGTCTGCATTAACtcctctttttctttctttagtttcCTTTCCGATTTGtctctttcattttctgccTTTTTCGCCTTTTCctccaattcttctttttctttcatcttttgaacaaatttcagtagctcttcTTTCACATCAACGATCTCCCTTTTCAAGACGCACTCGGTGGTAAAATTCCGCAAGGCCTCCCTCATGTTGCTTTTTATTTCTTCCGATTTGGATGCAGCAAATAGAGGCTTTATCAACTTCTCATGACTTCTCTTGCAGATGTCCTTTTCAATTGCATCATAAACATTCCCGAATTCGTGCCACGAGTTTGCATTCATGGCTCGCACAATTCTTACTGCTAATTCGGCTAATGCATTGCCGTCTATGGGACTTCCCTCGAAGGTCCTTTTCATTTTTACCTCTCGAAATTTTCTGACCAACTTTTTCATCTCATTCCAATAATCGCTGTTGCGTAGTTCTTCAAAGTTACCAAACAGCTTGCGATCAACAAAGGAGATTGGAGTTACCTCTATTTGATGAGGTGGAAAGTACTTTGAAACAGTTTCCCTTTCTTTCTGCATGCTTTCTTTGAATTGAGGATTTGCTACAGACCAACGAACGTGGTCCTCAACTGACGTGTCCTTGGGTGCTTGTAGAGGGTTTCTTACTACTACTCGAAGCTTTGGAAAGTGGTCAAGTGTAATGTTAGGGAAAACCACGCTACTCAACCGCGATAAATGATATAAAAAATGCAGattattattttgaaatgtttcgtgcacaAAAATGTTCAGAGAAGACGAAATTAAGGCGGTGAACATACTCAGGTGCGTTGTTAACGTATCATCACCCAAATTTGTGCCTGCAACATCGAGCAGAATAACACTTCCTCCTGATTCGGCAGTGCCTTGACTAGAACGAAGTATGTAAGCCCAAACGTCATGCGTCACTGATTCCATTGTGTCTCCTGTTTTGAagatttctttaacttcttTTTTGCTTTCTCCACTCCAAATGTGGCTGACCATGTTTAGTGTGGTAGACTTTCCAATCCTCGCATCTCCAAGAACAGCAATAACTCTTATTGGTTGCTGCAATCTCGAAATTTCATCCACAATGTCTTCATTCAATACATAGACTTTACCTGTGATGTTGTACTCTAGGAAAATTTGCGCGATTTTCGCCTGAATACAAGACGCCGATATAATTAGGAGCGAACATATCGCTAAACGTCTCAAAACAGGGAAATTCATATTATTTTGCTTGAATAAATGGACTGAGGCAACAGTAGTGGTGATGACAAGGCATCGAATGGGAATTTATGCATTGGCAAAACCTCTGTTTACGTGTCTGCATACAATCAGAAGGGATTCCCCCAACTTAGATCAAGAAATTCAATAAGAAAGCATTGTgtagatttgttttttttttttttcaaaattgaaattgaaagtaaatTTAGGGCGGAAATATCATTTCACACAAGAGAGTTTAAAAAAGCAAGACAAGCTATAAAAAGTTCTAATGATGATCTTATTTTCTTGGGAGAGGAGAGATAAGTAGAATCGACAACAGCTTCAGTTCGCATTAAGTGCTGCTCCGAAAACGGGGAAATCCCCGTATTCAGTTTCATGCCATTttcaaatttgccattttcaaatGAATGCTGAAAAGCACTTTcgaaattgaaaatttagcaTTAGTTTAGCGACAAGTTCGTGTTCGGGACCGGAAACAAGGCAGGCATCAAAATCGttaaaaagatgattttttttgGTACTACTACTTTTGCCTTTCATTCACATATTCTGAAAACGAGGCAAGTTAAACAGGGACAATCAAAAAACAACGTTAGCCAGATGAACCACTGAGCTCCGCAAACGGATAAGAGACTGACATGAGAAAAACGAGCGAAAAGAAACCACTCTAAGGAAAGAAGACGATGGTTGGTTCTATTTCAGAgcaaatgggtttatcaactgggttgatgTGGTaaagaagggctaacgctcgataCGTCAGCcgcttttaaatttttttacggTGGTGTGATAAACCCTTTCCTTTCGTAAACTGATATGTGAAAACGAATTCCTTTTTTAAGTCGTGAATGCGCGTTTTCTGGggaaaaatgaaggaatttcagGAAGGGGGGCTGGAATAGGCTAGGAATTCAAGAGAGGTGGATTATTTGTGAAACTTGCTTCTCCACCCGGGCTATGGAGATTTTTTGAACTCTAAATCGCTAATATGCTATCGTTTATTATCGGGCCGTTTCGTGAAGGAGGCCAAGAGGCCCAAACCTTCATCGCATAGTGATCACTCTCTGTTTTTCAGCCTTTCTGTCTTCAGTTTTAGGAAATTCTTGAGGGTGTCAATAAAACAGTGTGTATCGCCTAAAAAAACACATAACGACAAAAGATGCAACCAACTTAACgttagtgtaacgtgaagtgctatatttttatcccatatgaaccatgtgagcgttagccctactgatggaactgggcccacacaaggacagagaaaaactctgaccagggtgggaattgaacccactcAACTTAACGTTATCCCATTTAGTGTCTTCCTTATAACCTTCCGTTCAattagccaatttttttttcggaatttTCGATTCGATTTCCCATAAATTGGGCGCCCGTTCCTGCATTTAAATTGTTAGTTTGGGTGGTCTGTGCTGTTACTTTGAGCAGGGTTTGGAACGTTACcgaccatatcaagccccccatatcaggccccccatatcaagccccctaccatatcaagccccccatatcaggccccccatatcaagccccctaCCATAACAAGCCCCCCATATCAGGCCCTCCATATCAAACCCCCTAacatatcaagccccccatatcaTGCCCCACACGAAACAACATCTCAGGCCCCAAtctaccatatcaagcccctgatattctatcatcaatacgacttcatgacacaccatatcaggccccgaccaaccatatcaagcccctgatattcaatcgtcaatacgacttcataacacacc
Encoded here:
- the LOC138013299 gene encoding uncharacterized protein; translation: MNFPVLRRLAICSLLIISASCIQAKIAQIFLEYNITGKVYVLNEDIVDEISRLQQPIRVIAVLGDARIGKSTTLNMVSHIWSGESKKEVKEIFKTGDTMESVTHDVWAYILRSSQGTAESGGSVILLDVAGTNLGDDTLTTHLSMFTALISSSLNIFVHETFQNNNLHFLYHLSRLSSVVFPNITLDHFPKLRVVVRNPLQAPKDTSVEDHVRWSVANPQFKESMQKERETVSKYFPPHQIEVTPISFVDRKLFGNFEELRNSDYWNEMKKLVRKFREVKMKRTFEGSPIDGNALAELAVRIVRAMNANSWHEFGNVYDAIEKDICKRSHEKLIKPLFAASKSEEIKSNMREALRNFTTECVLKREIVDVKEELLKFVQKMKEKEELEEKAKKAENERDKSERKLKKEKEELMQTLWLKDQEKNKQNSAGWKDILKFGLGVVLGRIVMPRLSDIHLKHNVTANPLSPYNSIGLNGVCWKWNIEAKVNFGLNGEGCGVIAQEVEKIYPWAVTKDENSYLRVRYDALHELISNSHTHNCVDCEYEHNSM